In Ciconia boyciana chromosome 3, ASM3463844v1, whole genome shotgun sequence, a genomic segment contains:
- the ALKAL2 gene encoding ALK and LTK ligand 2, with product MSGLRSPGLLGLVLLVLSAGYCKEKTDSADLKDRHSLLNLIMEIIQELKMYHLEKDSGVQYFSKHDYNLDRREVADYGGYQDEQRVEIVPRDLRMKDKFLKHLTGPLYFSPKCSKHFHRLYHNTRDCTIPAYYKRCARLLTRLAVSPMCMEG from the exons ATGAGTGGACTGAGGTCtcctgggctgctggggctggtgctctTAGTGCTCTCAGCAGGATattgcaaagagaaaactgaCTCCGCAGATCTGAAGGACAGGCACAGTCTCCTAAATCTGATCATGGAGATCATTCAGGAACTGAAAATGTACCACCTGGAGAAGGACAGTGGGGTGCAGTACTTCTCCAAGCACGACTATAACTTAGATCGAAGGGAAGTGGCCGACTACGGAGGATACCAGGACGAGCAGAGAGTTG AAATAGTTCCCAGAGATCTGAGGATGAAAGACAAGTTCTTAAAGCATTTAACag gTCCACTCTACTTTAGCCCAAAATGTAGTAAACACTTTCATCGGCTTTATCACAATACAAGGGACTGCACCATCCCAGCAT ACTATAAGAGATGTGCCAGGCTTCTTACTCGGCTGGCAGTAAGCCCAATGTGCATGGAAGGATAA